The proteins below come from a single Burkholderia contaminans genomic window:
- a CDS encoding chemotaxis protein CheW produces the protein MNRAAAAFDETTIDVDDCWNRIGTRGDRTCERLNDCLRCLNCSVYAYHAAKLLERPLDGAEMADTTRRMSAPGAPHLHDADADAHHAALAFRVADEWLALPIGVLREIAGTRPIHSLPHRRNSAVRGVVNIRGTLRIAISIGALLGLDVGKGGKGRNDGDDDRFTRLLVAAHQGEPVVFPVDEVEGVLRFGASDWVPVPATVGRASAGLSRGVLSWRGKSVGLLDDDRLFDAVTRSMR, from the coding sequence ATGAACCGCGCCGCCGCTGCCTTTGACGAGACGACGATCGACGTCGACGATTGCTGGAACCGGATCGGCACGCGCGGCGACCGCACGTGCGAGCGGCTGAACGACTGCCTGCGCTGCCTGAACTGTTCGGTGTATGCATATCACGCGGCGAAGCTGCTCGAGCGTCCGCTCGACGGCGCCGAGATGGCCGACACCACGCGCCGGATGAGCGCGCCCGGCGCGCCGCACCTGCACGACGCCGACGCCGACGCGCACCATGCGGCGCTGGCGTTCCGTGTAGCCGACGAATGGCTCGCGCTGCCGATCGGCGTGCTGCGCGAGATCGCCGGCACGCGCCCGATCCATTCGCTGCCGCATCGGCGCAATTCAGCCGTGCGCGGCGTGGTCAACATCCGTGGCACGCTGCGCATCGCGATCTCGATCGGCGCGCTGCTCGGCCTCGATGTCGGCAAGGGCGGCAAGGGCCGCAACGACGGTGACGACGACCGCTTCACGCGGCTGCTGGTGGCGGCGCACCAGGGCGAGCCGGTCGTGTTTCCGGTCGATGAAGTCGAGGGCGTGCTGCGCTTCGGCGCCTCCGACTGGGTGCCCGTGCCGGCGACGGTCGGGCGCGCGAGCGCCGGCCTGTCGCGCGGCGTGCTGTCGTGGCGCGGCAAGTCGGTGGGCCTGCTCGACGACGACCGCCTGTTCGACGCAGTCACACGGAGCATGCGATGA
- a CDS encoding voltage-gated chloride channel family protein, with amino-acid sequence MFFTTSADLLATVRYVCRWLALSALLGTLAGTASALFLIALDWATGTRVAHPWLLWGLPAAGFATGWIYHRFGQSVARGNNLLIDEIHDPKALVPKRMAPLVLVATVVTHLFGGSAGREGTAVQMGGALADRVTHVFRLDREHRRVLLMGGIAAGFASVFGTPLAGAVFGLEVLAIGRVRYDALLTCVASAIVADVVCRAWGVHHTAYAIPFVPAVSATGLAVTVVAGIAFGVVGRLFAFATHALTAWFRKVVRYAPLQPVLGGLLVAAAATALNVPQYLGLGIPTIQAAFHGPLPLYDFAGKFAFTVVTLASGFKGGEVTPLFYIGATLGNALGQVLALPVPVLAGLGFVAVFAGAANTPIASTIMAIELFGADIGVYAIVACVVAYLFSGHAGIYRAQRVAVGKGARVEVE; translated from the coding sequence ATGTTTTTCACGACTTCTGCCGATCTTCTCGCGACCGTGCGCTATGTATGCCGCTGGCTCGCGCTCTCGGCCCTGCTCGGCACGCTGGCCGGCACGGCTTCCGCCCTGTTCCTGATCGCGCTCGACTGGGCGACCGGCACGCGCGTCGCGCATCCGTGGCTGCTGTGGGGGCTGCCGGCCGCCGGTTTCGCGACCGGCTGGATCTACCATCGCTTCGGCCAGTCCGTCGCGCGCGGCAACAACCTGCTGATCGACGAGATTCACGACCCGAAGGCGCTCGTGCCGAAACGGATGGCGCCGCTCGTGCTCGTCGCGACCGTCGTCACGCACCTGTTCGGCGGTTCGGCCGGGCGCGAGGGCACCGCCGTGCAGATGGGCGGCGCGCTCGCCGATCGCGTCACGCACGTGTTCCGTCTCGATCGGGAGCATCGCCGCGTGCTGCTGATGGGCGGCATCGCGGCCGGTTTCGCATCGGTGTTCGGCACGCCGCTCGCGGGCGCCGTGTTCGGGCTCGAGGTGCTCGCGATCGGGCGTGTGCGGTACGACGCGCTGCTGACCTGCGTTGCCTCCGCGATCGTCGCGGACGTCGTCTGCCGCGCGTGGGGCGTGCATCACACGGCCTATGCGATTCCGTTCGTGCCGGCCGTGTCGGCGACGGGGCTGGCCGTGACGGTCGTCGCGGGCATCGCGTTCGGCGTGGTCGGGCGGTTGTTCGCGTTCGCGACGCATGCGCTGACCGCGTGGTTCCGGAAAGTCGTCCGCTATGCGCCGCTGCAGCCGGTGCTCGGCGGCCTGCTGGTCGCCGCGGCCGCCACCGCGCTGAACGTGCCGCAGTATCTCGGCCTCGGCATCCCGACGATCCAGGCCGCGTTTCATGGCCCGCTGCCGCTCTACGATTTCGCGGGCAAGTTCGCGTTCACCGTCGTCACGCTCGCGTCGGGGTTCAAGGGCGGCGAAGTGACGCCGCTGTTCTACATCGGCGCGACGCTCGGCAACGCGCTCGGCCAGGTGCTGGCGCTGCCGGTGCCCGTGCTCGCGGGGCTGGGGTTCGTCGCGGTGTTCGCAGGCGCGGCCAATACGCCGATCGCGTCGACGATCATGGCGATCGAACTGTTCGGCGCGGACATCGGCGTGTACGCGATCGTCGCGTGCGTGGTTGCTTATCTGTTTTCAGGGCACGCGGGGATCTATCGCGCGCAGCGGGTGGCGGTGGGGAAGGGGGCGCGGGTGGAGGTGGAGTGA
- a CDS encoding methyl-accepting chemotaxis protein, which yields MATVTPRATNESLHPTIGAARLTLGNRILLSFGVLFVLMLVTAGVSYERLRAINSEAVSIERDSLPGVYLASSLRAAVNETFVMLQQATFVETDPDAVQRDLAKISDATKQVEALSVDYQASIFRDDDRARFATFRGAYDRYLPLLTDAVQKHRGSRDEAIAAYAKVLPGWAEVVQDANIMVQENRKFADQSARVIRESVQDTEVVLVGALTIMLLSALGLGYLLYRSVTVPMARLVEVHDVMRTGNLTRRLDLRRRDEFGTLETGFNRMADELTELVARAQQSSLQVTTSVAEIAATSREQQATANETAATTTEIGATSREIFATSRDLLRTMNEVAGVAEQSATLAGVSQSGLTRMGETMRSVMDAAGSVNAKLAILNEKALNINQVVATITKVADQTNLLSLNAAIEAEKAGEYGRGFAVVATEIRRLADQTAVATYDIEQTVKEIQSAVSAGVMGMDKFSEEVRRGMLDVQQVGGQLSQIIAEVQTLAPRFQMVNEGMQTQANGAEQITQALSQLSEAAQQTAESLRQSSQAIDDLTLVANQLRTSVSRFKVDA from the coding sequence ATGGCCACCGTGACGCCCCGCGCGACCAATGAAAGCCTGCATCCGACGATCGGCGCTGCCCGGCTGACGCTCGGCAATCGCATCCTGCTCAGCTTCGGCGTGCTGTTCGTGCTGATGCTGGTGACAGCCGGCGTCTCCTACGAGCGACTGCGCGCGATCAACAGCGAAGCCGTCAGCATCGAGCGCGACTCGCTGCCCGGCGTCTACCTCGCGTCGTCGCTGCGCGCAGCGGTCAACGAAACGTTCGTCATGCTGCAGCAGGCGACGTTCGTCGAGACCGATCCCGATGCCGTGCAGCGCGATCTCGCGAAGATCTCGGATGCGACGAAGCAGGTCGAAGCGCTGTCGGTCGACTACCAGGCGTCGATCTTCCGCGACGACGACCGCGCGCGGTTTGCGACGTTTCGCGGCGCATACGATCGCTACCTGCCGCTGTTGACCGACGCGGTACAGAAGCACCGCGGCTCGCGCGACGAAGCGATCGCCGCCTACGCGAAGGTGTTGCCGGGGTGGGCCGAGGTCGTGCAGGACGCGAACATCATGGTCCAGGAGAATCGCAAGTTCGCGGACCAGTCCGCGAGGGTGATCCGCGAATCCGTGCAGGACACGGAAGTCGTGCTCGTCGGCGCGCTGACGATCATGCTGCTGTCCGCGCTCGGGCTCGGCTACCTGCTGTATCGTTCGGTCACGGTCCCGATGGCGCGGCTCGTCGAGGTGCACGACGTGATGCGCACCGGCAACCTCACGCGCCGCCTCGACCTGCGCCGCCGCGACGAATTCGGCACGCTCGAGACGGGCTTCAACCGGATGGCCGACGAGCTGACCGAGCTCGTCGCCCGTGCGCAGCAATCGTCGCTGCAGGTGACGACGTCGGTGGCCGAGATCGCGGCGACGTCGCGCGAGCAGCAGGCGACCGCGAACGAAACCGCGGCGACGACAACCGAGATCGGCGCGACCTCGCGCGAGATCTTCGCGACGTCGCGCGACCTGCTGCGCACGATGAACGAGGTGGCCGGCGTGGCCGAGCAGTCGGCGACGCTCGCGGGCGTGAGCCAGAGCGGGCTCACGCGGATGGGCGAGACGATGCGCAGCGTGATGGACGCGGCCGGTTCGGTGAACGCGAAGCTCGCGATCCTCAACGAGAAGGCGCTGAACATCAACCAGGTGGTCGCCACGATCACCAAGGTGGCCGACCAGACCAACCTGCTGTCGCTGAATGCGGCGATCGAGGCCGAGAAGGCCGGCGAATACGGCCGCGGCTTCGCGGTCGTCGCGACCGAGATCCGCCGCCTCGCCGACCAGACGGCGGTGGCGACCTACGACATCGAGCAGACGGTGAAGGAAATCCAGTCGGCGGTGTCGGCGGGCGTGATGGGGATGGACAAGTTCTCCGAGGAAGTGCGCCGCGGGATGCTCGACGTGCAGCAGGTCGGCGGGCAGTTGTCGCAGATCATCGCCGAGGTGCAGACGCTCGCGCCGCGCTTCCAGATGGTCAACGAAGGGATGCAGACGCAGGCGAACGGCGCCGAGCAGATCACGCAGGCGCTGTCGCAGCTGTCGGAGGCCGCGCAGCAGACGGCCGAGTCGCTGCGCCAGTCGTCGCAGGCGATCGACGACCTGACGCTCGTCGCGAACCAGTTGCGCACCAGCGTGTCGCGCTTCAAGGTCGACGCGTGA
- a CDS encoding chemotaxis protein CheW, with protein sequence MTRADPQNGAHALFLMFELDGERYALDAAGIDEVLPLAVTKAVPGAPEWIAGLLMRGGQPVPVIDVPMLALGRRAHALRSTRLVMVRYLADEACGERTIGLIVERATQTMRIDRAAFRSSGISTARTRWLGPVANTPDGVVQQVSVSDLVDDVARLYLFDGLPGHGGESA encoded by the coding sequence GTGACGCGCGCCGACCCGCAGAACGGCGCCCACGCGCTGTTCCTGATGTTCGAGCTCGACGGCGAACGCTATGCGCTCGACGCAGCCGGCATCGACGAGGTGCTGCCGCTCGCGGTCACGAAGGCAGTGCCCGGTGCACCCGAATGGATCGCCGGGCTGCTGATGCGCGGCGGTCAGCCGGTGCCGGTGATCGACGTGCCGATGCTGGCGCTCGGGCGCCGCGCGCATGCGCTGCGCTCGACGCGGCTCGTGATGGTCCGCTATCTCGCGGACGAAGCGTGCGGCGAGCGCACGATAGGGCTGATCGTCGAGCGCGCGACGCAGACGATGCGGATCGACCGCGCGGCGTTCCGGTCGAGCGGCATCTCGACCGCACGCACGCGCTGGCTCGGGCCCGTCGCGAATACGCCCGATGGCGTCGTGCAGCAGGTATCGGTGTCCGACCTGGTCGACGACGTCGCGCGCCTGTATCTGTTCGATGGCCTGCCGGGCCACGGGGGAGAGTCCGCATGA
- a CDS encoding phosphatase PAP2 family protein produces MTAWLVAIILIIVDVIWACRVDFRIAKGSLVQSAQVLSAVLAVTVASGLASRPSYKVPARKAFYENVAQSIQWIALMSVFMHAGALLQYLAVATDLPLVSDALVSIDAALGFHWLQAYGWVMANPGWHAVLQFAYASGSVQLLAIPIILTLTSNSKDYAEFAVQFIVAVVVSILIAAWLPAESAFLHFDVRDPGTISTVSDFAPLRSGVVRELAFASSQGLISFPSLHTILALCFAYSLRHVRFVFPVGIVLNGMMIVSTPTQGGHYLCDVLSGIVIGVLLIYLVRKWFASQRTVERVAPRNEADDGRTGLVNS; encoded by the coding sequence GTGACCGCGTGGCTGGTGGCCATCATTCTGATAATCGTCGACGTGATCTGGGCATGCCGCGTCGATTTCCGGATTGCGAAGGGCAGTCTGGTGCAAAGCGCCCAAGTGCTGTCCGCCGTCCTCGCCGTCACCGTCGCGTCCGGCCTCGCATCGCGCCCATCATACAAAGTGCCGGCCAGAAAGGCGTTCTACGAGAATGTCGCGCAATCGATCCAGTGGATCGCGTTGATGTCGGTATTCATGCATGCCGGCGCGCTCCTTCAGTATCTGGCTGTAGCAACCGATCTGCCGCTCGTGAGTGATGCGCTGGTATCGATCGATGCCGCGCTCGGATTTCACTGGCTGCAAGCGTATGGATGGGTGATGGCAAATCCGGGTTGGCATGCCGTGCTCCAATTCGCGTATGCATCCGGCAGTGTCCAGCTTCTTGCGATCCCGATCATCCTTACGCTGACGTCGAACTCGAAAGACTACGCCGAGTTTGCGGTGCAATTTATCGTCGCAGTCGTCGTGTCGATCCTGATTGCTGCCTGGCTGCCGGCCGAGAGTGCGTTTCTCCACTTCGACGTTCGCGATCCCGGAACGATTTCCACCGTATCGGACTTCGCGCCGTTGCGAAGCGGAGTCGTCCGGGAACTGGCATTCGCGTCGTCCCAGGGGCTCATTTCCTTTCCGTCGCTTCACACGATCCTTGCGCTGTGCTTCGCGTATTCGCTGCGGCATGTGCGCTTCGTCTTCCCGGTCGGCATCGTGCTGAACGGCATGATGATCGTGTCGACGCCGACGCAGGGCGGGCATTACCTGTGCGATGTGTTGTCGGGGATCGTGATCGGCGTACTGCTGATTTATCTGGTTCGCAAGTGGTTTGCCAGTCAGCGCACGGTGGAACGCGTGGCGCCCCGCAACGAAGCCGATGACGGACGAACCGGACTGGTGAATTCCTGA
- a CDS encoding hybrid sensor histidine kinase/response regulator, whose amino-acid sequence MSGDDDLSHLSLLELYREETRTQTQALSERLLALESGEPDSVALEACMRAAHSLKGAARIVGVPLGVDIAGRMEECFVAAQAGTIALTATHVDVLLAGVDLLVRVGDPQGQPVTQTEIDVFAAALTGADGAQTMQAAAAVPPPVPPSIVPYREHDGAANEPVGASAAVPPLAVSGGVPDPAQAGRVAGAGAMRRVRADTLNRLLSLSGESLVESRWLKPFAESMLRVKRAQRDAARSLDLMYEQFADDLDAGMLASMNEVRHMLNDLQRSLAERMDEFDRFERRSTHIAEQLYDEALQCRMRPFGDATRAYPRIVRDLARSLGKQVRFSIVGEGTQVDRDILDLLDAPLGHLLRNAIDHGVDSPEARRARGKPAEASVTLEARHSAGSLLVSVIDDGPGVDMDALRAAVVRQRLTDDETAARLSDPELLEFLLLPGFSMRDAVTDVSGRGVGLDAVQEMVRGVRGAVRIFNEPGAGMRFVLQLPLTLSVIRSLLVEVGGEPYAFPLAHVRRTLELAHDDIDVLEGQPHFPFDGRRAGLVAAHQLLDAGEPDVGRTSTAVVVVGAEPELYGVAVDRFLGERMLVVQPLDSRLHKIQNIAAGALLENGDPVLIVDVEDLIRSVDKLVRGGQLARLTRDPQLSLADRRRRVLVVDDSLTVRELERKLLEKRGYDVTVAVDGMEGWNAVRSDAFDLVVTDVDMPRMDGIELVTLIKGDPMLKRLPVMIVSYKDRDEDRRRGLDAGADYYLAKSSFHDEALLDAVHDLIGDARG is encoded by the coding sequence ATGAGCGGCGATGACGACCTGAGCCACCTGTCGCTGCTCGAGCTGTATCGCGAGGAGACGCGCACGCAGACCCAGGCGCTGTCCGAGCGGCTGCTCGCGCTCGAATCGGGTGAACCCGATTCCGTCGCGCTCGAAGCGTGCATGCGCGCCGCGCACTCGCTGAAAGGCGCCGCGCGCATCGTCGGCGTGCCGCTCGGCGTCGACATCGCGGGGCGGATGGAAGAGTGCTTCGTCGCCGCGCAGGCCGGCACGATCGCGCTGACAGCCACGCACGTCGACGTGCTGCTGGCGGGCGTCGATCTGCTGGTGCGCGTCGGCGATCCGCAAGGGCAGCCCGTCACGCAGACGGAGATCGACGTGTTCGCGGCGGCGCTGACCGGCGCAGACGGCGCGCAGACGATGCAGGCGGCGGCCGCGGTCCCGCCGCCGGTGCCGCCGTCGATCGTCCCGTATCGGGAGCACGACGGCGCCGCGAACGAACCCGTCGGGGCGAGCGCCGCGGTGCCGCCGCTTGCGGTATCGGGCGGGGTGCCCGATCCGGCCCAGGCCGGCCGCGTGGCCGGCGCCGGCGCAATGCGCCGCGTGCGTGCGGACACGCTGAATCGGCTGCTGAGCCTGTCCGGCGAATCGCTGGTCGAATCGCGCTGGCTCAAGCCGTTCGCCGAATCGATGCTGCGCGTGAAGCGCGCCCAGCGCGACGCGGCCCGGTCGCTCGATTTGATGTACGAACAATTCGCCGACGATCTCGACGCGGGCATGCTCGCGTCGATGAACGAAGTGCGGCACATGCTCAACGACCTGCAGCGTTCGCTCGCCGAGCGCATGGACGAATTCGACCGCTTCGAGCGGCGCAGCACGCATATCGCCGAGCAGCTGTACGACGAGGCGCTGCAGTGCCGGATGCGGCCGTTCGGCGACGCGACGCGTGCATACCCGCGCATCGTCCGCGATCTCGCGCGCTCGCTCGGCAAGCAGGTGCGCTTCTCGATCGTCGGCGAGGGCACGCAGGTCGACCGCGACATCCTCGACCTGCTCGACGCGCCGCTCGGCCACCTGCTGCGCAACGCGATCGACCACGGCGTCGATTCGCCGGAGGCGCGGCGAGCGCGCGGCAAGCCGGCCGAGGCGAGCGTGACGCTGGAGGCGCGCCACAGCGCCGGCTCGCTGCTGGTCAGCGTGATCGACGACGGGCCCGGTGTCGACATGGACGCGCTGCGTGCGGCCGTCGTGCGCCAGCGCCTGACCGACGACGAGACGGCCGCGCGGCTGTCCGATCCGGAACTGCTCGAATTCCTGCTGCTGCCGGGCTTCTCGATGCGCGATGCGGTGACCGACGTGTCGGGCCGCGGCGTGGGCCTCGACGCGGTGCAGGAGATGGTGCGCGGCGTGCGCGGCGCGGTGCGGATCTTCAACGAACCGGGCGCGGGCATGCGCTTCGTGCTGCAGTTGCCGCTCACGCTGTCGGTGATCCGCAGCCTGCTCGTCGAAGTGGGCGGCGAGCCGTACGCGTTTCCGCTCGCGCACGTGCGCCGCACGCTGGAGCTCGCGCACGACGATATCGACGTGCTCGAAGGGCAGCCGCATTTCCCGTTCGACGGCCGGCGCGCGGGCCTCGTCGCCGCGCACCAGTTGCTCGATGCGGGCGAGCCCGACGTCGGGCGCACGAGCACGGCGGTCGTGGTCGTCGGCGCGGAGCCGGAGTTGTACGGCGTCGCTGTCGACCGCTTCCTCGGCGAGCGGATGCTGGTCGTGCAGCCGCTCGACAGCCGCCTGCACAAGATCCAGAACATCGCGGCCGGCGCGCTGCTCGAGAACGGCGACCCGGTGCTGATCGTCGACGTCGAGGACCTGATCCGCTCGGTCGACAAGCTCGTGCGCGGCGGGCAGCTCGCGCGGCTCACGCGTGATCCGCAGCTCTCGCTCGCCGACCGGCGCCGCCGCGTGCTCGTCGTCGACGATTCGCTGACGGTGCGCGAGCTCGAACGCAAGCTGCTGGAAAAGCGCGGCTACGACGTGACGGTCGCGGTCGACGGGATGGAAGGCTGGAACGCGGTGCGCAGCGATGCGTTCGATCTCGTCGTCACGGACGTCGACATGCCGCGCATGGACGGCATCGAGCTCGTCACGCTGATCAAGGGCGATCCGATGCTCAAGCGCCTGCCGGTGATGATCGTGTCGTACAAGGATCGCGACGAGGATCGCCGTCGCGGGCTCGATGCGGGCGCCGACTACTACCTCGCGAAGAGCAGCTTCCACGACGAGGCGTTGCTCGACGCCGTGCACGACCTGATCGGAGACGCGCGGGGATGA
- a CDS encoding chemotaxis response regulator protein-glutamate methylesterase, producing the protein MNIGIVNDLPLAVEALRRVIALRTDHRVLWVATDGDEAVDFCVAHPPDVVLMDLVMPKVDGVAATRQIMARAPCAILIVTASVSANTSSVYEAMGAGALDAVDTPTLALGLSTDASPQALLAKIDQIGRLLESRTAALVPPGPAPERGQPTLVAIGASAGGPTALTALLRALPGDFPAAIVIVQHVDQAFALGMAEWLDGYTRLPVRVARQGSVPQAGEVLLAATNDHLTLSPRGVLGYTRHPVETPYRPSIDVFFNSVADGWQGEAFGVLLTGMGRDGALGLKAMRAKGCYTIAQDEATSAVYGMPKAAAAIGAASAILPLERIAPQLISRITRPLRD; encoded by the coding sequence ATGAACATCGGCATCGTCAACGACTTGCCGCTGGCCGTGGAGGCACTGCGCCGCGTGATCGCGCTGCGCACGGACCACCGCGTGCTGTGGGTCGCGACCGACGGCGACGAGGCGGTGGATTTCTGCGTCGCGCATCCGCCCGACGTCGTGCTGATGGATCTCGTGATGCCGAAGGTCGACGGCGTGGCCGCGACGCGCCAGATCATGGCGCGCGCGCCGTGCGCGATCCTGATCGTGACGGCGAGCGTCAGTGCGAATACATCGTCGGTGTACGAGGCGATGGGCGCCGGTGCGCTCGATGCGGTCGACACGCCGACGCTCGCGCTCGGGCTGTCGACGGATGCGTCGCCGCAGGCGCTGCTCGCGAAGATCGACCAGATCGGCCGGCTGCTCGAAAGCCGCACCGCGGCGCTCGTGCCGCCGGGGCCGGCGCCCGAGCGCGGCCAGCCGACGCTCGTCGCGATCGGCGCGTCCGCAGGCGGGCCGACCGCGCTGACTGCGCTGTTGCGGGCGCTGCCGGGTGATTTTCCGGCGGCGATCGTGATCGTCCAGCACGTCGACCAGGCGTTCGCGCTGGGGATGGCCGAGTGGCTCGACGGCTATACGCGGCTGCCGGTGCGCGTCGCGCGGCAGGGCAGCGTGCCGCAGGCCGGCGAGGTGCTGCTCGCGGCGACCAACGATCACCTGACCCTGTCGCCGCGCGGCGTGCTCGGCTATACGCGGCATCCGGTCGAGACGCCGTACCGGCCGTCGATCGACGTGTTCTTCAACAGCGTCGCCGACGGCTGGCAGGGCGAGGCGTTCGGCGTGCTGCTGACGGGCATGGGGCGCGACGGCGCGCTCGGCCTGAAGGCGATGCGCGCGAAAGGCTGCTACACGATCGCGCAGGACGAGGCGACCAGCGCCGTCTACGGGATGCCGAAGGCGGCCGCGGCGATCGGCGCGGCGTCGGCGATCCTGCCGCTCGAGCGGATCGCGCCCCAGCTGATCTCGCGCATCACGCGTCCGCTGCGCGACTGA
- a CDS encoding CheR family methyltransferase — protein sequence MKESESRFRGWLLRETGIDPDSLGNDFLTRALTERVHALQADGERLLSAARPPVTQDALDAYWQQLNASADERRALIELFVVPETWFFRDREAFATLARLATERLAALPGRVIRVLSAPCSTGEEPYSAAMALLDAGLDPASFTIDAIDLSARAIEQARLGCYGRNAFRGTATEFRARYFTPTRDGWLLDERVRACVQFSQANLVEPAVDTGIRYDFVFCRNVLIYFDRDAQDRVIRSLDERLADDGTLFVGPAETGVAMRHGMRSARVPLAFAFHREAAAAAPDVFAARQAAPLAAAAPYRRAERFTVAPLAATRSVLAVAPPARLDDTRQPFTAPPPPATRAAALDARADLPVTAAESAEAAGSLAPVAERPAPTLEEAQALANAGAFDEAERVLAQFSARVGPHADAFYLNGLIADARGRAAEAGDFYRKALYLRPTHHEALTHLATLLDVGGDRAGAQWLLERARRSAG from the coding sequence ATGAAAGAGTCCGAATCGCGATTTCGCGGCTGGCTGCTGCGCGAGACCGGCATCGACCCCGATTCGCTCGGCAACGATTTCCTGACCCGCGCGCTGACGGAACGCGTGCACGCGCTGCAGGCGGACGGCGAGCGCCTGCTGTCGGCGGCGCGGCCGCCCGTGACGCAGGACGCGCTCGACGCCTACTGGCAGCAGCTCAACGCGTCGGCCGACGAGCGGCGTGCGCTGATCGAGCTGTTCGTCGTGCCCGAAACCTGGTTCTTCCGCGACCGCGAGGCCTTCGCGACGCTCGCGCGGCTCGCGACGGAGCGGCTCGCCGCGCTGCCCGGCCGCGTGATCCGCGTGCTGAGCGCGCCGTGCTCGACGGGCGAGGAGCCGTATTCGGCGGCGATGGCGCTGCTCGACGCCGGGCTCGACCCGGCCAGCTTCACGATCGACGCGATCGACCTCAGCGCGCGCGCGATCGAGCAGGCGCGGCTCGGCTGCTACGGGCGCAATGCGTTCCGCGGCACCGCGACGGAGTTTCGCGCGCGGTACTTCACGCCGACCCGCGACGGCTGGCTGCTCGACGAGCGCGTGCGCGCATGCGTGCAGTTCAGTCAGGCGAACCTCGTGGAACCGGCCGTGGATACCGGCATTCGCTACGATTTCGTGTTCTGCCGCAACGTGCTGATCTACTTCGATCGCGACGCGCAGGATCGCGTGATCCGCTCGCTCGACGAGCGCCTGGCCGACGACGGCACGCTGTTCGTCGGGCCGGCCGAAACGGGCGTCGCGATGCGGCACGGGATGCGCTCGGCGCGCGTGCCGCTGGCGTTCGCGTTTCATCGCGAGGCCGCCGCCGCGGCGCCCGACGTATTCGCGGCCCGGCAGGCGGCACCGCTGGCGGCGGCAGCGCCGTACCGGCGCGCGGAGCGTTTCACGGTTGCACCGCTCGCGGCGACGCGCTCGGTGCTGGCGGTCGCGCCGCCGGCTCGGCTCGACGACACACGCCAGCCGTTCACGGCGCCGCCGCCGCCGGCCACGCGCGCGGCCGCGCTCGACGCACGGGCCGACCTGCCGGTGACGGCGGCCGAATCGGCCGAAGCGGCCGGGTCGCTCGCACCGGTGGCGGAGCGACCCGCGCCGACGCTGGAAGAGGCACAGGCGCTGGCGAATGCCGGCGCGTTCGACGAGGCCGAGCGCGTGCTCGCGCAGTTCTCGGCGCGCGTCGGGCCGCATGCCGATGCGTTCTACCTGAACGGGTTGATCGCGGATGCGCGCGGCCGCGCCGCGGAAGCCGGCGACTTCTACCGGAAGGCGCTGTACCTGCGGCCCACGCACCACGAAGCGCTGACCCATCTCGCGACGCTGCTCGACGTCGGCGGCGATCGTGCGGGCGCGCAATGGCTGCTCGAGCGCGCACGGCGCTCGGCCGGCTGA
- a CDS encoding riboflavin synthase: MFTGIVQGVGVIKAIKDHGELRTFSIEFPERFTTDIEIGASVSVDGVCLTVTTIHSPLLIDFDVMLPSLRITTLADLTTGAHINVERAAKDGAEIGGHPLSGHVDFTGTIRHIAMSEHNRMVRIGVPEAFKRYVFAKGYIAINGCSLTVSDVNRDEGWFDVWLIPETRRATTFDAKGVNDTVNIEIERSTQVVVDTIREAVKETLGELNGVVTALLAEKGIDIEELLARNVARLPKA, from the coding sequence ATGTTTACAGGCATTGTTCAGGGTGTTGGCGTCATCAAGGCCATCAAGGATCACGGCGAACTGAGAACGTTCAGCATCGAATTCCCCGAGCGGTTCACCACCGATATCGAGATCGGCGCGAGCGTCTCGGTCGACGGCGTCTGCCTGACGGTGACGACCATCCACTCCCCGCTGCTGATCGACTTCGACGTGATGTTGCCGAGCCTGCGGATCACCACGCTGGCCGATCTCACGACAGGCGCGCACATCAACGTCGAGCGGGCCGCGAAGGACGGCGCGGAGATCGGCGGTCATCCGCTGTCCGGTCACGTGGATTTCACCGGGACCATCCGGCACATCGCAATGTCCGAACACAACCGGATGGTGCGCATCGGCGTGCCGGAGGCGTTCAAGCGGTACGTGTTCGCGAAGGGCTATATCGCGATCAACGGCTGCAGCCTGACGGTGTCCGACGTCAACCGCGACGAAGGCTGGTTCGATGTCTGGCTGATTCCCGAAACGCGCCGCGCGACGACCTTCGATGCGAAGGGCGTCAACGACACGGTCAACATCGAGATCGAGCGCAGCACGCAGGTGGTCGTCGATACGATCCGGGAAGCGGTCAAGGAGACGCTCGGCGAACTGAACGGTGTCGTCACCGCGTTGCTGGCGGAAAAAGGCATCGATATCGAGGAGCTGCTGGCGCGGAACGTCGCGCGGCTGCCGAAGGCGTAA